One genomic region from Nostoc sphaeroides encodes:
- a CDS encoding thioester reductase domain-containing protein → MTIKQSFTADDIQIFLVSNLAKLLDVATDEIDVKEHLENYGLDSAQAMILVSNLEKLLGFQPSPLLLWHYPNIEALSQRLAEEVQEGSPVQDTKVVASNANAAPSVLDLGAEAVLDPTIHPGAASNVAISEPKNIFLTGGTGFLGAFIIRELLQETNADIYCLVRAANAEEGKSKLQKNLEQYAIWQEEFTSRIIPIVGDLSQPLLGIGSEQFQILAANIDTIYHSAALLNYVFPYSALKAANVLGTQEVLRLACQVKVKPVHYVSSVAVFESTAYAGKVVKEQDEFNHWEGIYLGYSQTKWVAEKLVKIARDRGLPVTIHRPPLISGDSKTGICNTHDFINLMTKGCLQMGYFPDVDYMLDMSPVDYVSKAIVYLSRQKESIGKAFNLQHPQPAALKMLVEWIRSFGYSVEMIPYEKWQSELINNVTSADNPLYTLRPFLLERWSDEQLTIPDLYLQARRPHISCQDTLHALAGSSIACPPIDSQLFMTYTAYLIQSGFLNIA, encoded by the coding sequence ATGACTATAAAACAGTCTTTCACCGCAGACGATATTCAAATATTTTTGGTATCTAACTTAGCTAAATTGCTAGACGTAGCAACTGATGAAATAGATGTCAAAGAACATTTAGAAAACTACGGTTTGGATTCAGCCCAAGCAATGATTCTAGTAAGTAACTTAGAAAAGTTGCTCGGATTTCAACCCTCTCCATTGCTGCTATGGCATTACCCAAATATTGAGGCTCTTTCACAGCGTTTAGCTGAAGAAGTGCAAGAAGGTTCACCCGTTCAAGATACAAAGGTAGTAGCCTCTAATGCCAACGCTGCACCCTCTGTTCTAGATTTAGGTGCTGAGGCTGTTCTTGACCCCACCATCCATCCCGGTGCGGCATCTAATGTAGCTATAAGTGAACCCAAGAATATCTTTTTAACTGGAGGAACAGGCTTTTTAGGAGCTTTTATCATCCGGGAATTGCTACAAGAAACCAATGCGGATATCTATTGTTTAGTGCGTGCTGCTAATGCCGAAGAAGGCAAAAGCAAACTCCAAAAGAATCTAGAACAGTATGCTATTTGGCAGGAAGAATTTACATCCAGAATTATTCCGATTGTCGGCGATTTATCTCAACCATTGTTAGGTATTGGTTCAGAACAGTTTCAAATCTTAGCTGCAAATATTGATACTATATATCATAGTGCTGCTTTGTTGAATTATGTTTTCCCATACTCAGCATTGAAGGCAGCCAATGTTTTAGGCACTCAAGAAGTTTTGAGATTGGCTTGTCAAGTTAAAGTCAAGCCTGTACATTACGTTTCTAGTGTGGCTGTTTTTGAATCGACTGCTTATGCTGGCAAGGTTGTCAAAGAACAGGATGAATTCAATCATTGGGAAGGTATTTATCTTGGTTATTCACAAACTAAATGGGTAGCTGAAAAGTTAGTTAAAATTGCTCGTGACCGTGGGCTTCCTGTAACTATCCACAGACCACCACTGATTTCAGGTGATAGCAAGACAGGCATTTGTAACACACATGACTTTATCAACTTGATGACCAAGGGCTGTCTACAAATGGGATATTTCCCTGATGTAGATTATATGTTGGATATGTCACCTGTGGACTATGTAAGTAAAGCGATCGTTTATCTATCACGCCAAAAAGAATCCATCGGTAAGGCTTTCAATTTACAACATCCCCAACCCGCCGCTTTGAAAATGCTAGTTGAGTGGATACGCTCTTTTGGTTATTCAGTTGAGATGATTCCCTATGAAAAATGGCAATCTGAGTTAATCAATAATGTGACTTCTGCTGACAACCCTTTGTACACTCTGCGACCATTTTTGCTAGAACGTTGGTCTGATGAACAACTAACTATTCCTGATTTGTACTTACAAGCTAGAAGACCCCATATTAGCTGCCAAGATACTCTTCATGCATTGGCAGGCAGTTCTATTGCTTGTCCTCCCATTGACTCTCAATTGTTTATGACTTATACAGCTTACTTGATTCAAAGCGGTTTCTTAAATATCGCTTAG
- a CDS encoding PfaD family polyunsaturated fatty acid/polyketide biosynthesis protein, with protein MTTVDTVLSKHDNGLNFSTWSYNKNQVWKGSLETVSFEKQTIKDKLMVLNKPCYIVKVAGKIGVTNEGYLSPGDNGTTAQVELLTFAAPIRIQQFGDPNFLSSHGVKYAYVTGAMAGGIASEEMVIALGKEQILSSFGAGGLTPERLEAAINRIQQALPQGPYAFNLIHSPNEPAIERRAVDLYLKYQVRTVEASAFLDLTPNIVYYRVAGLGLNSANQIEIKNKIIAKISRREVATKFLQPAPARIIKELLEQGLITELQATLAAKVPMADDITVEADSGGHTDNRPLVCVLPSIIALRDEIQAQYHYQTPIRIGVAGGIGTPQSALAAFMMGAAYIMTGSINQSCVESGACEHTKKLLAQAEMADMIMAPAADMFEMGVKLQVLKRGTMFPMRAQKLFELYRAYDSIEEIPLAERQKLEKQVFRKTIAEVWEGTAAYLSQKNPEKLGKAVNNPKLKMALIFRWYLGLSSRWSSSGEKGREVDYQIWCGPAMGGFNDWVRGSYLSEPNNRGVVDVANQIMTGAAFLYRVQNLKIQGLQASDYYSQYHPVRSTSLLEI; from the coding sequence GTGACAACCGTAGATACGGTACTAAGTAAACACGATAATGGTCTTAACTTCTCCACCTGGTCTTATAACAAAAACCAAGTTTGGAAAGGTTCTTTAGAAACAGTATCTTTTGAGAAACAAACCATCAAAGATAAATTGATGGTATTAAATAAACCCTGCTACATCGTGAAAGTTGCCGGAAAAATCGGTGTCACCAACGAGGGGTATTTATCCCCTGGTGATAATGGCACAACAGCACAAGTAGAACTGCTAACATTTGCCGCCCCAATCCGAATTCAACAATTTGGAGATCCGAATTTTCTCTCCTCTCATGGAGTAAAATATGCCTACGTTACCGGTGCAATGGCTGGCGGAATTGCTTCCGAAGAAATGGTCATTGCACTCGGAAAAGAACAAATTTTGAGTTCCTTTGGTGCAGGTGGTTTAACTCCAGAACGTTTGGAAGCAGCCATCAATCGCATTCAACAAGCCTTACCTCAAGGGCCCTACGCATTTAATCTAATCCACAGCCCCAACGAACCTGCGATTGAACGCCGGGCTGTAGATTTATATCTCAAATATCAAGTGAGAACAGTAGAAGCATCTGCATTTCTCGACTTGACTCCCAACATTGTTTATTACCGTGTTGCGGGATTGGGGTTGAATAGCGCCAATCAAATTGAAATCAAAAATAAAATCATTGCGAAAATTTCTCGCCGAGAAGTTGCGACTAAATTTCTGCAACCAGCACCAGCCAGAATAATCAAAGAACTTCTTGAACAAGGGCTAATTACTGAGTTACAAGCAACTCTTGCAGCCAAAGTTCCAATGGCTGATGATATTACCGTCGAAGCTGATTCTGGAGGACATACAGATAACCGTCCCCTGGTTTGTGTTTTACCTTCTATTATTGCCTTGCGAGATGAAATTCAAGCCCAATATCATTACCAAACACCCATTAGAATCGGTGTTGCAGGGGGAATTGGTACACCACAATCAGCATTAGCAGCTTTCATGATGGGTGCTGCTTATATAATGACCGGTTCCATTAATCAGTCATGTGTTGAATCTGGGGCTTGTGAACATACCAAAAAGTTACTAGCCCAAGCTGAAATGGCTGATATGATTATGGCCCCAGCAGCAGATATGTTTGAAATGGGAGTCAAATTGCAAGTTCTCAAACGGGGTACAATGTTCCCCATGCGAGCGCAGAAATTATTTGAACTCTACCGCGCTTATGATTCCATTGAAGAGATTCCTTTGGCAGAAAGGCAGAAATTAGAAAAACAAGTTTTTCGCAAAACTATTGCTGAAGTATGGGAAGGAACTGCGGCTTATTTATCCCAAAAGAATCCTGAAAAACTTGGGAAAGCAGTTAATAATCCTAAACTGAAAATGGCCTTGATTTTCCGTTGGTATTTAGGATTATCTTCTCGCTGGTCGAGTTCTGGTGAAAAAGGTAGAGAAGTCGATTATCAAATTTGGTGTGGCCCGGCAATGGGCGGTTTCAATGACTGGGTACGCGGTTCCTACCTGTCTGAACCGAATAATCGTGGTGTAGTTGATGTTGCTAATCAAATTATGACTGGTGCAGCCTTTTTGTACCGTGTTCAAAATTTGAAAATTCAAGGGCTGCAAGCTTCCGATTATTACAGTCAGTATCACCCTGTTCGTTCTACATCATTGTTGGAGATTTAA
- a CDS encoding PfaB family protein, with protein MEKIAIIALSCLFPDAKNPEEYWQNIVNQKDSTSSATVEEIGVDPTIFHNPVKGTPDKTYSLKGGYIRNFQFNPSEYNLPSEFVDGLDNTFKWSLYAAKQAILQSGYWGNQTVLAKCGVILGNLSFPTKLSNQLFSPIYQKAINPAVRELLQYEDFDLAVPSATKASLYNAMISGLPASIVAQALSLSQINLCLDAACSSSFYAIKLASHYLWSHKADVMLAGAISCADSLFVRMLFSGVQGYAENGISRPLDKSSRGLIPADGVGMVMLKRYSDAVRDGDNILATICGNGLSNDGKGKHLLSPNPKGQTLAFERAYNEANFSPKSIDYLECHATGTLLGDTTEFNSIETFFGQHQAAPLVGSAKANTGHLLTAAGMVGLTKVILSMSHGVIPATMNVSEPLTSEKGTISADKIVRTATTWPNNNAPIKRAAISAFGFGGTNSHLILEQGTTAESVESTPPVPPTKVAIVGMDAFFGNCNGLDAFERSIYDGTQHFTSLPPQRWHGIENQENVLKEYGLADGKAPVGAYIKDFEIDTLSCKIPPNEIEKLNPQQLLLLKVSDRAVKDAKLQEGGNVAVIVAAETEFSVHQLQQRWNLSWQVKDGLLNQGISLPAQQLAQLETIVKDSIHQPVEIGEYVSHIANIMASRISALWNFTGPAFTVSAGENSALKALEVAQMLLATGEVDAVVVGAVDLAGGVENVLFRSQFAPINTGVNTLGYDQQANGWTVGEGAGAVVLKRYEAAKEDNERIYAVIDAMSFAQGNSTLSDALVKPDASAISNVCKQAFEMAEIQPTEVNYVEVFGSGVPQEDEAEITGLLQAYPKVGNGLHCALGSVKANIGHTYTASGIASLIKTALCLYYRYIPATPKWSGVKTPQVWEGSPFYVAMESRPWFVDKGGTRRIAAINSMGIDGSYAHLILSEEPSQEERDNRYLQQMPFHLFPIAVSDRSTIPDLLNHLQKSIEASSSLSATASQTFATFEQQPNAKYVLSITGRNTKDLLKEIESARKGVNNAFENGTDWQTPIGSYFTAKPLGKTGAVAYVYPAAVNSYIGIGRTVFRLFPKVFEDLKSNNLYNRAADVEKLVYPRSLPKLTTRQLETLEKQLLDDSLAMFESEIAFARYMTAIFRDDFQVKPQSVFGYSLGETSMMVAQGVWSDFEGGSNTLNSSPLFGDKLSGPKNAVREYWGLTDSPNNNFWNTYVLMATPSQVRECLKQENRVYLTQINTPEEVLIAGEDAACKRVITTLGCNYFPAPFDHVIHCEAMRSQFEEIKKVNSLPSQNLPGIVFYSAADYQPVALERDAIAHNIAKGLCQELDFPQLVNRVYGDGVRIFLEAGAGSVCSRWIDKILGNKEHITVSLNRRGMDDHAAMVKALAKLLSHQVNVDLSPLYSKAQDTANSNKATLRTVTLGGKAIAATILSDENRKIVENLVEDIKCDRFKIQHPDIPNVQQSEITDFLNTSNQITQEENYSPNILPQPEEVKPKNIIDNVFEPREQLQSSESSAIKQPIPVSFPPVRTQKISSIISMFDLNKTQYQKLNANNSKITKAHTAFLQARQDYSQQMSEIIQLQLACAQNLLNDES; from the coding sequence GTGGAAAAAATAGCCATCATCGCATTATCATGCCTATTCCCCGATGCAAAGAATCCTGAAGAATACTGGCAAAACATCGTTAATCAAAAAGATTCGACATCCTCTGCAACCGTCGAAGAAATCGGAGTAGATCCGACAATCTTTCACAATCCAGTTAAAGGTACACCAGACAAAACCTATTCCCTCAAAGGCGGTTACATCCGCAACTTTCAATTTAATCCTAGCGAATACAATCTACCATCAGAATTTGTTGATGGCTTAGATAACACCTTCAAATGGTCATTGTATGCCGCCAAACAAGCAATTTTACAGAGTGGTTATTGGGGTAATCAAACTGTTCTGGCAAAATGCGGCGTAATTTTAGGTAATTTGTCATTCCCAACAAAATTATCTAATCAATTATTCTCTCCAATTTACCAGAAAGCTATTAATCCTGCTGTCAGAGAACTTTTGCAGTATGAAGATTTTGATTTAGCTGTCCCAAGTGCAACTAAAGCGTCTTTATACAATGCGATGATATCTGGCTTGCCAGCATCTATCGTTGCTCAAGCTTTATCTCTATCCCAGATTAATTTATGTCTGGATGCCGCTTGCTCTTCATCATTTTATGCTATTAAATTAGCATCTCATTATTTATGGTCACATAAAGCTGATGTCATGTTAGCTGGAGCCATCAGTTGTGCTGATTCCTTATTCGTGCGGATGTTATTTTCCGGTGTTCAAGGGTATGCAGAAAACGGTATTAGCCGTCCCTTAGATAAGTCTTCTAGAGGGCTAATTCCCGCCGATGGTGTTGGGATGGTGATGCTGAAGAGATATTCTGATGCCGTTAGAGATGGCGATAATATTCTTGCTACCATCTGCGGTAATGGACTCTCGAATGATGGCAAAGGGAAGCATTTATTAAGTCCGAATCCTAAAGGACAAACCTTAGCTTTTGAACGAGCCTATAATGAGGCAAATTTTAGTCCAAAAAGCATCGATTATCTAGAGTGTCACGCCACTGGCACATTGCTAGGAGATACAACCGAATTCAACTCTATCGAAACATTCTTTGGTCAACATCAAGCTGCGCCTCTAGTGGGTTCTGCTAAGGCAAATACTGGTCACTTGCTAACTGCTGCTGGTATGGTTGGCTTGACTAAAGTGATTTTGAGTATGTCTCATGGTGTAATTCCAGCAACCATGAATGTTTCGGAACCTTTAACATCAGAAAAAGGTACAATCTCCGCCGATAAGATTGTTAGAACAGCTACGACATGGCCTAATAATAATGCACCAATTAAACGGGCAGCTATTAGCGCTTTTGGTTTTGGTGGCACTAATTCTCATCTGATTTTAGAACAAGGAACTACAGCAGAATCAGTTGAATCAACTCCACCTGTTCCACCTACCAAAGTCGCCATTGTTGGCATGGATGCCTTTTTTGGTAACTGCAATGGTTTAGATGCTTTTGAACGCAGCATTTATGATGGAACACAACATTTTACTTCTCTACCGCCTCAAAGATGGCATGGTATAGAAAATCAAGAAAATGTCCTGAAAGAGTATGGTTTAGCAGACGGTAAAGCACCAGTAGGGGCATATATCAAGGATTTTGAAATCGATACTTTATCGTGCAAAATCCCACCGAATGAGATAGAGAAATTAAACCCACAACAATTGTTACTCTTGAAAGTTAGCGATCGCGCCGTGAAAGATGCGAAACTACAGGAGGGTGGCAATGTGGCTGTGATTGTTGCCGCCGAGACAGAATTCTCTGTGCATCAGCTACAGCAAAGATGGAATTTATCTTGGCAAGTTAAGGACGGCTTACTCAACCAAGGAATTTCTCTACCTGCCCAACAGCTGGCGCAACTAGAAACCATTGTCAAAGATAGCATTCACCAACCAGTAGAAATCGGTGAATATGTAAGTCACATCGCCAATATCATGGCGAGTCGGATTTCTGCTTTGTGGAATTTCACTGGCCCTGCATTCACCGTCAGCGCTGGCGAAAATTCCGCCCTCAAAGCGTTGGAAGTTGCCCAAATGCTACTCGCTACTGGAGAAGTAGACGCGGTGGTTGTTGGTGCGGTAGATTTAGCCGGTGGTGTGGAAAATGTCTTATTCCGCAGCCAATTTGCCCCAATTAATACGGGTGTCAATACGTTGGGTTATGACCAGCAAGCCAATGGCTGGACAGTTGGCGAGGGTGCGGGTGCTGTCGTTCTCAAGCGCTACGAAGCTGCTAAGGAAGACAACGAACGCATCTATGCAGTAATTGATGCCATGAGTTTTGCACAAGGTAATTCTACTTTGAGTGACGCTTTGGTAAAACCTGATGCTTCAGCTATCAGCAATGTCTGCAAACAAGCTTTCGAGATGGCGGAGATTCAACCCACAGAGGTTAACTATGTGGAAGTCTTCGGTAGTGGCGTTCCCCAGGAGGATGAAGCCGAAATCACAGGTTTACTCCAAGCATATCCGAAAGTGGGCAATGGTCTGCACTGTGCATTAGGCAGCGTCAAAGCCAATATCGGCCACACCTATACAGCATCGGGAATTGCTAGCTTAATCAAAACTGCTCTCTGTCTTTATTACAGGTATATTCCCGCCACACCAAAATGGTCTGGTGTCAAAACACCGCAAGTATGGGAAGGTAGCCCTTTCTATGTGGCGATGGAATCAAGACCTTGGTTTGTCGATAAAGGCGGTACACGCAGAATAGCAGCAATTAATAGCATGGGTATAGATGGCAGTTACGCCCATTTAATCTTATCGGAAGAACCCAGCCAAGAGGAGCGCGACAACAGATATTTGCAGCAAATGCCTTTTCATCTGTTTCCCATCGCAGTTAGCGATCGCTCCACCATACCAGATTTACTTAACCATCTCCAAAAATCTATTGAAGCCAGTTCTTCTTTATCAGCTACCGCCAGCCAAACATTCGCTACCTTTGAGCAGCAACCTAATGCCAAATACGTCTTATCAATCACAGGACGTAACACAAAAGATTTACTAAAAGAAATTGAATCTGCCCGCAAAGGTGTAAATAATGCTTTTGAGAACGGCACAGATTGGCAAACACCAATAGGAAGTTATTTCACAGCAAAACCATTGGGTAAAACTGGAGCAGTTGCTTACGTTTACCCCGCAGCAGTCAATTCTTATATTGGCATTGGTCGGACTGTTTTTCGCTTATTTCCGAAAGTCTTCGAGGATTTAAAAAGTAACAATCTCTACAACCGGGCTGCCGATGTTGAAAAACTGGTTTATCCCAGAAGTTTACCTAAATTGACAACTAGACAACTAGAAACACTCGAAAAGCAATTGTTAGATGATTCACTGGCAATGTTTGAAAGTGAAATCGCCTTTGCTAGATACATGACGGCAATTTTCCGAGATGATTTTCAAGTCAAGCCACAATCTGTATTTGGGTATAGTTTGGGTGAAACTAGTATGATGGTTGCCCAAGGAGTTTGGAGTGATTTTGAGGGTGGAAGTAATACCTTAAACTCATCACCTTTATTTGGCGATAAGTTATCTGGGCCAAAAAATGCTGTGCGTGAATATTGGGGATTAACCGATTCACCAAACAACAATTTTTGGAATACCTATGTTCTCATGGCGACTCCATCGCAAGTTAGAGAATGCCTGAAACAAGAGAATCGCGTCTACTTAACTCAAATCAACACACCAGAAGAAGTATTAATTGCTGGTGAAGATGCTGCCTGTAAGCGAGTGATTACAACTTTAGGTTGCAATTATTTCCCCGCTCCCTTCGACCATGTGATACATTGTGAAGCGATGCGATCGCAGTTCGAGGAAATCAAGAAGGTAAACAGCTTACCATCACAAAATCTTCCTGGAATTGTGTTTTATTCTGCCGCCGATTATCAACCAGTTGCACTCGAAAGAGATGCGATCGCACATAACATCGCCAAAGGATTGTGCCAAGAACTTGATTTTCCACAATTAGTGAATCGTGTATACGGTGATGGAGTCAGAATATTTTTAGAAGCGGGTGCTGGTAGTGTCTGTTCACGATGGATTGATAAAATTCTCGGCAACAAAGAACATATTACAGTTTCTCTGAATCGTAGGGGGATGGATGACCATGCTGCAATGGTCAAAGCATTAGCAAAATTACTCAGTCATCAGGTGAATGTGGATTTATCACCGTTGTATAGCAAAGCCCAAGACACTGCTAATTCAAATAAAGCAACATTGAGAACAGTTACCTTGGGTGGAAAAGCGATCGCTGCTACAATTCTGAGTGATGAAAATCGCAAAATTGTTGAAAATTTGGTTGAGGATATTAAGTGCGATCGCTTCAAAATACAGCATCCAGATATACCTAATGTCCAACAATCTGAAATCACAGATTTTCTTAACACTTCCAACCAAATAACCCAAGAAGAAAATTACTCCCCTAACATCTTGCCTCAGCCAGAAGAAGTAAAACCGAAAAATATCATTGATAACGTTTTTGAACCGAGAGAACAATTACAATCTTCTGAGTCAAGCGCAATTAAACAGCCAATTCCTGTTTCTTTCCCACCCGTCAGAACTCAAAAAATTAGTAGCATCATCAGCATGTTCGATTTAAATAAGACCCAGTATCAAAAGCTCAATGCTAATAATTCAAAGATAACTAAAGCACACACTGCCTTCTTACAAGCTAGACAAGATTACAGTCAGCAAATGAGCGAAATAATTCAATTACAACTAGCTTGCGCCCAAAACTTGCTTAACGACGAATCTTAA
- a CDS encoding SDR family NAD(P)-dependent oxidoreductase translates to MTQTAQLSPSSVFVVSGGAKGITAECTIRLAQQQPCKFILLGRSELLKTEPDYAQNSDESALKKCIMENLLSQGEKPTPMNVQKIYNKITSSREIKKTLAAIEKTGAKAEYISVDVTDTPALQEKLATAVQHQGPITGIIHGAGNLADKLIEKKTEEDFEKVYTAKVQGLENLLTCVNPNQLQHLVLFSSVTGFYGNPGQSDYAIANEILNKSAHIFKQQYPSCHVVAINWGAWDSGMVTAELKKIFQERKIDIIPIAVGAKMLVKEMDNANHATAQVVIGSPLVPLGAELDSELRTHRIRRQMTLEANPFLHDHTIAGSPVLPATCAMTWIINACEQLCPGYRLFNYQDFKVLKGITFNETLAKEHLLEIEEVSKVNLERIELKARISSKNPEGRIHFHFSAQLNLQREIPDIPTYESLNLEEDNIITATGKDFYQNGGATLFHGPGFQEVKRVLNISPEKITTECLWPELSAQQQGQFPVQWVNPYTTDLSMHALWIWTQHFHEEGCLPGKVEKFEQFAMIPHNETFYVSCEVLSKTPSSAIANFIIHDRQGKIYSRMLGAHAIIWSMKMLRS, encoded by the coding sequence ATGACACAAACAGCCCAGCTTAGTCCATCATCTGTCTTTGTCGTGAGCGGCGGTGCAAAAGGGATTACGGCTGAGTGTACTATCAGATTAGCCCAACAGCAACCCTGCAAATTCATCCTCCTTGGTCGCTCCGAACTATTAAAAACCGAGCCAGATTATGCTCAAAATTCCGATGAATCAGCATTGAAAAAATGCATCATGGAAAATCTTCTTTCTCAAGGAGAGAAGCCCACACCCATGAATGTACAAAAAATATATAACAAAATTACCTCCAGCCGCGAGATTAAAAAGACCCTAGCAGCAATTGAAAAAACCGGAGCTAAAGCAGAATATATCAGTGTTGATGTTACAGATACGCCAGCTTTACAAGAAAAACTTGCCACTGCTGTACAACATCAGGGCCCAATTACCGGAATCATCCACGGCGCGGGAAACTTAGCTGATAAGTTAATTGAAAAGAAAACAGAAGAGGATTTTGAAAAGGTTTACACCGCCAAAGTTCAAGGTTTAGAAAACCTGCTAACTTGCGTCAATCCTAATCAACTTCAGCATTTAGTTTTGTTTTCTTCCGTAACAGGCTTTTACGGAAATCCCGGACAATCTGATTATGCGATCGCAAATGAAATTCTGAACAAATCAGCCCATATTTTTAAGCAACAATATCCCTCATGTCACGTAGTCGCTATCAACTGGGGTGCTTGGGATAGTGGGATGGTGACAGCAGAATTAAAGAAGATTTTTCAAGAACGGAAAATCGATATAATTCCCATTGCAGTCGGGGCAAAAATGCTGGTTAAAGAAATGGATAACGCCAATCATGCAACCGCACAAGTTGTTATTGGTAGCCCATTAGTTCCACTGGGGGCGGAGTTAGATTCAGAACTACGAACCCATCGTATTCGTCGCCAAATGACATTGGAGGCTAATCCATTTTTGCACGATCATACTATTGCTGGTTCTCCAGTTTTACCAGCAACTTGTGCAATGACTTGGATTATCAATGCTTGTGAACAATTATGTCCAGGTTACAGATTGTTCAATTACCAAGATTTTAAAGTTTTGAAGGGGATTACTTTCAATGAAACATTAGCTAAGGAACATCTTTTAGAAATAGAAGAAGTTTCTAAAGTTAATCTTGAAAGAATCGAACTTAAAGCCAGAATCTCAAGTAAAAACCCAGAAGGAAGAATCCATTTTCATTTTAGCGCTCAACTAAATCTCCAGCGAGAAATCCCAGATATACCCACTTATGAATCTCTCAATCTCGAAGAAGATAATATCATCACCGCTACAGGAAAAGATTTTTACCAAAATGGTGGGGCTACATTATTTCACGGCCCCGGTTTTCAAGAAGTTAAGAGAGTTTTAAACATCAGCCCTGAAAAAATCACTACAGAATGTCTGTGGCCAGAACTTAGCGCACAGCAACAAGGACAATTCCCGGTGCAATGGGTTAATCCTTACACAACTGACTTGAGTATGCACGCCTTATGGATTTGGACACAACACTTTCATGAAGAAGGTTGTTTACCAGGAAAAGTCGAAAAATTTGAACAGTTTGCAATGATACCACATAACGAAACATTTTACGTTTCGTGTGAAGTACTATCTAAGACACCAAGTAGTGCGATCGCAAACTTTATCATACACGACCGCCAGGGAAAAATCTATTCACGAATGCTCGGCGCTCATGCCATTATTTGGTCAATGAAAATGCTTAGAAGCTAA